One part of the Musa acuminata AAA Group cultivar baxijiao chromosome BXJ1-5, Cavendish_Baxijiao_AAA, whole genome shotgun sequence genome encodes these proteins:
- the LOC135673309 gene encoding calmodulin-binding protein 25-like: MRSMEEIFSALDATMYRPESAWISEASARENAALTRALQISLSDTTTTTSSSASADTLSSPLLLLNQQFIPPSSSSSSAAAAAADAILHRRGALGPAPAGRVSKRKSRASKRSTTTYIDADPANFRELVQRVTGARLEGDPAVPQLMRPELVRPAVGTRADPQQICLPTLDTSAFLLDTGAVAVAVPSNDSPFGPPPVFDFDPLLPVFPTLESWAM; this comes from the coding sequence ATGAGAAGCATGGAAGAGATCTTCTCGGCGTTGGATGCGACGATGTACCGCCCGGAGTCGGCGTGGATCAGCGAGGCCTCCGCCCGCGAGAACGCGGCCCTCACCCGGGCCCTCCAGATCTCCCTCTccgacaccaccaccaccacctcctcctccgcctccgccgacactctctcctcccctctcctcctcctcaaccAACAGTTCATtcccccctcttcctcctcctcctccgccgccgccgccgccgcagacGCAATCCTCCACCGGCGGGGCGCCCTCGGCCCCGCCCCCGCGGGGCGGGTCTCGAAGCGGAAGTCGCGCGCATCGAAGCGGTCTACCACCACGTACATCGACGCCGACCCCGCCAACTTCCGGGAGTTGGTGCAGCGGGTGACGGGGGCCCGGCTCGAAGGTGATCCGGCCGTGCCGCAACTGATGAGACCCGAACTGGTGCGGCCGGCGGTGGGCACCCGAGCGGATCCGCAGCAGATCTGCCTGCCCACACTCGACACGTCGGCGTTTTTACTGGACACTGGCGCGGTTGCGGTCGCAGTACCGAGCAACGACAGCCCGTTCGGCCCGCCGCCGGTTTTTGACTTCGACCCGCTTCTCCCGGTCTTCCCGACCCTCGAGTCGTGGGCCATGTAG
- the LOC135673305 gene encoding CO(2)-response secreted protease-like, protein MAALLLQLLFLFLTSLCVSAISNQAPEPYVVYMGGIPEGGDQEALQASHLQMLSSVIPSDEEGRVSLTQSYHHAFMGFSAMLTETEAASLSGYDGVVSVFRDRILRLHTTRSWDFLEAESGIGSERLHDRASNDVIIGIIDTGIWPESPSFSDAGMGKIPSRWKGTCMEGSDFKKPDCNRKLIGARYYTSQAESIRPATNGSHTIKVNGFGSARDSVGHGTHTASTAAGTVVQNASYYGIAQGEAKGGSPSSRLAIYKACSLGGCASSTVLKAIDDAIDDGVDVISISIGMSSAFQTDFLSDPIAIGAFHANQRGVMVVCSGGNDGPDPYTVVNSAPWILTVAASSIDRTFESQIVLGNGSILKGFAINFSNLSSSDSFPLVFGGDVAAESTPVSEASNCYPGSLDADKTAGKIIVCVGTDPTVTRRVKKLVAQGARAKGLILIDEDEKGVPFDSGSFPFSEVGNDVGAQILEYMNSTKKPSAVILPAEDAKEFKPAPIVAYFSARGPGGLTEAILKPDVMAPGVSIVAASIPSSDIGDVPVGKKPSSFAIKSGTSMACPHVAGAAAFIKSSHPRWSPSMIRSALMTTATITNNLGKPLTSNSGANASFHDMGAGEISPLRALSPGLVFETTTEDYLRFLCYYGYKEQVIRSVIAGTNFSCPPDPTQDLISNINYPSISIAKLEGKQTVVKVSRTVTNVGPANSTYTAAVDAPSGIVVKVSPERLAFTKRWMKASYEVSFDAYDASRGYGYGSITWSDGGHTVRNGFAVNVM, encoded by the exons ATGGCCGCACTCCTCTTGcagctcctcttcctttttctcaCCTCTCTCTGTGTGTCTGCTATCTCAAACCAGGCTCCAGAG CCTTATGTGGTCTACATGGGAGGCATACCAGAAGGTGGAGACCAAGAAGCTTTGCAAGCATCTCACCTGCAGATGCTATCCTCTGTGATTCCCAG TGATGAAGAGGGAAGAGTGTCCCTAACACAAAGTTACCATCATGCATTCATGGGGTTCTCAGCCATGCTTACTGAGACAGAAGCTGCTTCATTATCTG GCTACGACGGGGTGGTGTCGGTTTTCCGTGACCGGATTCTTCGTCTTCACACCACACGCTCTTGGGATTTCTTGGAGGCAGAATCCGGCATTGGATCGGAGCGACTCCATGATAGAGCCTCTAATGATGTCATAATTGGCATCATTGATACTG GGATATGGCCAGAATCACCTAGTTTCAGTGATGCTGGGATGGGGAAGATACCTTCAAGATGGAAAGGGACTTGCATGGAAGGATCTGATTTCAAGAAGCCAGACTGCAACAG GAAGCTGATAGGTGCAAGATACTACACCAGCCAAGCTGAATCAATCCGACCTGCAACTAACGGATCCCACACGATCAAAGTGAATGGCTTTGGATCAGCAAGGGATTCTGTAGGCCATGGCACACACACTGCATCCACAGCAGCTGGCACAGTGGTGCAAAATGCCAGTTACTATGGCATTGCGCAAGGGGAAGCCAAAGGAGGCTCTCCTTCAAGTAGACTTGCCATTTACAAGGCATGCTCACTCGGCGGGTGTGCCAGCTCGACGGTGTTGAAAGCGATCGACGACGCCATCGATGACGGCGTCGACGTGATCTCGATATCGATCGGAATGAGCTCCGCGTTCCAGACGGATTTCCTCAGTGACCCCATTGCTATCGGTGCATTCCATGCCAACCAGAGAGGCGTTATGGTCGTCTGTTCGGGTGGAAATGATGGACCTGATCCTTACACTGTGGTGAATTCAGCTCCATGGATCCTCACAGTTGCAGCTTCCAGCATTGACAGGACTTTCGAATCACAAATCGTTCTTGGTAATGGAAGCATATTGAAG GGATTCGCTATAAACTTCTCCAATCTCAGTAGCTCAGATTCATTTCCCCTTGTGTTTGGTGGAGATGTAGCAGCAGAGTCTACACCAGTATCAGAAGCAAG CAACTGCTATCCTGGATCACTTGATGCTGATAAGACTGCCGGGAAGATCATAGTATGCGTCGGCACCGATCCAACCGTGACAAGAAGAGTGAAGAAGCTGGTGGCTCAAGGAGCCAGAGCTAAAGGGCTGATCCTGATTGATGAGGATGAGAAAGGAGTGCCTTTTGATTCCGGCAGCTTCCCATTCTCAGAGGTTGGAAATGATGTTGGAGCTCAGATACTCGAGTACATGAATTCCACCAA AAAGCCTTCTGCTGTCATTCTGCCAGCTGAGGATGCGAAGGAGTTCAAACCAGCACCAATTGTGGCATACTTCTCAGCCAGGGGTCCTGGAGGGCTCACCGAAGCCATTCTTAAG CCTGATGTGATGGCTCCAGGGGTCAGCATTGTTGCAGCATCAATTCCTTCATCTGACATTGGAGATGTTCCAGTAGGAAAGAAACCATCAAGCTTTGCCATCAAGTCAGGCACCTCAATGGCTTGCCCTCATGTGGCTGGTGCAGCTGCATTCATCAAATCATCTCATCCAAGATGGTCTCCTTCAATGATAAGATCAGCACTCATGACAACAG CTACCATTACCAACAACCTCGGGAAGCCCCTCACAAGCAACTCAGGAGCCAATGCAAGCTTCCATGACATGGGGGCAGGGGAAATAAGCCCACTTAGAGCTCTGAGTCCAGGACTGGTGTTTGAGACCACCACAGAAGACTACCTGAGATTTCTCTGCTACTATGGGTACAAGGAGCAAGTCATCAGGTCCGTCATCGCTGGCACCAACTTTAGCTGCCCACCTGACCCCACACAAGACCTCATATCCAACATCAATTACCCCTCCATCTCCATTGCCAAGCTTGAAGGCAAGCAGACAGTGGTGAAGGTGAGCAGGACAGTGACCAATGTTGGACCGGCAAATTCAACCTACACTGCTGCTGTGGACGCTCCAAGTGGCATCGTGGTCAAAGTCTCACCTGAGAGGCTGGCTTTCACCAAGAGATGGATGAAGGCCTCTTATGAGGTATCTTTTGATGCGTACGATGCAAGCCGGGGTTATGGATATGGGTCGATCACATGGTCGGATGGGGGCCACACAGTTCGCAATGGTTTTGCAGTGAATGTTATGTGa